ATTGCCGGCACGCTTGCGGCATCCCAGACGACGGGGTTTGCCGTCACCCTGCCGCAGCTGGGCATTCTGATCGTGTTCGGCGCCTTCAACTTCGGACTGGGTCTTGCCCTGTTCGTGACCGGCGCACGTTTCGTGCCGTCTGCCCTGGCGGCACTCTTCGGGACGGCGGAAACGGTGCTTGCGCCGCTCTGGGTGGCGCTGATCCATGGTGAAATTCCGAGCCCCAACACCATCATTGGCGGGTCGGTGGTGTTGCTGGCACTCTTGTCCTACCTCACGGTCGAGCTGCTGCGGCAGCAGCGTCTGGCGCGTCGGACCGCCTGAGACTACGGTTCAAGGCTTGCCCGACAGGCGTGAGATGGCCCGTCGGTCTTGACAAGGCCGGCCAAAACCGCAAAGCCGCTAGGATTATGGCAAGCCGTGCCCTGTGCTGGGCATTGATTGTGCCCGCCGCTTCAAAAGGATGACGTTATGACCGACAGAAAAGCCAAGGACGACAAGCCGCTTTTTGGCCGCCCCTGGATTTTCATCCGCGGCGTGCCGTCGATGAATTTCCTTCCCCCGGAAGGGCCGCCGGAGATTGCCTTTGCCGGCCGCTCCAATGTCGGCAAGTCGTCGCTGATCAATGCGCTGGTTGCCCACAAAGGCCTTGCACGCACTTCCAACACGCCCGGCCGTACGCAGGAACTCAACTACTTCGTGCCGGATGGCTTCTCCGGAGAGGCCGACGACCTGCCGCCGATGGCACTGGTCGATATGCCCGGCTACGGCTATGCGCAGGCTCCGAAGGAGAATGTAGACGCCTGGACGAAGCTGGTCTTCGACTATCTGCGGGGCCGCGCGACCCTGAAACGCGTCTATGTGCTGATCGATAGCCGCCACGGCATCAAGAAGAATGATGATGAAGTGCTGTCGCTGCTCGACAAGGCGGCGATCTCCTACCAGATCGTGCTGACCAAGACCGACAAGATCAAGGACCCTGCGGTTCCCAAGCTCATGGCCGAGACGCTGGAGAAGATCAAGAAGCATCCGGCGGCTTTCCCGGAAGTGCTCGCAACCTCTTCTGAAAAGGCATCCGGCCTGGACGAACTCCGCCGCGCCATTGAGGTTGCAATCACACAGTAGGAAACTTGACGCGCTGCCGTGGCAAATTTACGCTCTCTGGCCGCTGTCACTACCCTGACATGAAATCTGCCCTAGTTACCCGTTGCTGCATGGCGAGCAAGTCCTGCAGACACCGAGGGATAAGGAGAACATCATGTCGGACTTGATCGTCATTGGTTTCGATAGCACCGAGGAGGCGGACCGCGTCCTTCTCAAGCTGCACAGCCTGAAGAAGGAATATCTGATAGACCTCGAGGACGCAGTTGTCGTCGTGCGCGATGAGGCCGGCAAGGTCCATCTGAAGCAGAGCCTCAATCTGACGGCGGTTGGCGCCACGTCCGGCCTTCTTTCCGGCTCGCTTTGGGGCGGCCTCGTCGGGTTACTGTTCCTCAATCCGCTGGCAGGCTTTGCCATCGGCGGTGCAATCGGGGCAGGGGCGGGTGCGCTGTCCGGTTCGCTTGCCGACTACGGCATCGACGACAACTTCATCAAGTCTCTGGGTGAGACGATCCCGAACAATTCCTCCGCCCTTTTCGTTCTGGTCCGCAAGGTGCAGCCGGAAAAGGTCATGGCCGAATTCGAGGGCCTGAAGGGACGCGTGCTGAAGACATCGCTTTCACCCGATCAGGAACAGAAGCTTCAGGCGGCCCTTTCGGGTGCTGCCCCAGCCGCTACCACTCCTCAGCCGGGCGCGCTCTGATCTCTTCAAGATCACGCCCATCTTCGCTTGCCGGTGCCTTACGATGAGGTGCCGGCGGCAAAGGTCATGGAAAGCCCGTTGATGCAATGGCGCTTGCCGGTCGGCGGCGGGCCATCGTCGAACACGTGGCCGAGATGGCCGCCGCAGCGGCGGCAGTGACATTCCGTCCGTACCATGCCGAATGTCGTATCTTCGCGAAGCCCGACGGCATTTGGCATAGCTTCCCAGAAGCTGGGCCAGCCCGTGCCGCTGTCATATTTGGTTTCGGATGAATAGAGCGGCAGTTCGCAGCCGGCGCAATGAAACGTTCCCTTGCGCTTCTCGGTGTTCAGGGTGCTGGTGAACGGGCGTTCCGTGTCCTCGTGCCTGAGGATCTGATATTGCTCGTCAGTCAGCATAGCCTTCCATTCGGCGTCCGTATGCGTGACTTCAAACGGTTCTTCGGCCGACCAGGCTGGTGGCGACCTGAATGCCGCCAATGCAACGGCGCCAACACTTGAAAGAAGGAAAATACGGCGGCTGGGCATCAGTTCTCTCCCCATGGATCATGACCTCATATTAGCGCCGGGCCAACGTCTCGGCAAAGCACATGGTCGTCAATGGCGCGTGATGCCGCCGGCCTGTCCGGAGATAAAATGCGCATGGCCCCAACCTTTTCGGGTTGAAGCCATGCGCGGGTCGGCAAGGAGCCCGACCCTGAACCCTTTAGAGATTTTTTTGGTTGCGTTTGTCTTTTCGGGAAAACCGGTTCTCACTTTTCCCTGACAAACTCTAAGGCTTAGCTCTTCGGCAGAAGAACCTTGTCGATGACATGGATGACACCGTTCGACTGCTTGACGTCGGCGATGGTGACTGTCGCGACACCGCCGGTCTCATCGGTCAGCGTGATCTTGCCGCCCTCGGATTTGGCTTTCAGAATGCAGCCGCCCACGGTCTTGACGTCATGAGTGCCGCCATCGTCCATCACCATCTTGTCGATGGCATCAGACATGGCGTTGGCCGCAACGACGTGGCAGGTCAGAACCTTGGTCAGCTGATCCTTGTTTTCAGGCTTCAACAGCGTATCGACCGTACCGGCCGGAAGTGCCTCGAAGGCTTCGTTGGTCGGTGCAAAGACTGTGAACGGACCGGCGCCGGAAAGTGTGTCGACAAGGCCTGCGGCCTTGACGGCTGCGACCAGCGTCGTGTGGTCCTTGGAATTGACAGCGTTCTCGACGATCGTCTTGTTCTCATACATCGGAGCGCCGCCAACCATCGGGTTTTCGGCATGGGCAGCAAGCGCGCTGACAGCGAGGATCGAAGCAACCGCGGTCGTACGCAGCAGGGACTTAAACATTGGCATTCTCTCCATTGATCTCTTTAGGCCAATAACGGCCTTCTCCCGTTTCAAGGTTGTCGTTCTCTGCGCAGAGGACAAAGGATGTACGGGAGGGAGTGGGAAAGAGTTTCAGGGTCTGATGAAGGAAATGTGGCGGGATTGGCGGTTGTGCTTGTGGAAGGCGGGAAATGTTAGCCGCGAACTCCCTCTTCTCCCCAGCGGGAAGAAGTGCCGAGCGGATGCGAGGTGATTAGGGGGTGTCTCCGCTTGTTCAGAGCCAGCCGCCCCCCCTCCATCCGGCGCTACGCGCCACCTTCTCCCCGCTGGGGAGCAGAGGGAGCCAGCCACACCTTCTCGACAAATACTTTCGCTCGCGGAGAAGGCGCGCGTGACGATTTTCGCCGCCTTTGCTAGATGCAGATTGTACGGACTCTCCGATTAGCGAAGATGCGTCTTCCCGGCTGCAACGACCGCGCCTGTCGGGGCGCCTGTCGCCGAGCCGCCAACGGGTTCCAGGCTGACCGCGAGCGTTACGCCGGCACCCAGCTTTTGGGCCATCTCCGGCGCGATGGAAATCTCGCCCTCGCCGGACTGCGGCAGGACGCCGAGCGACTTTGGTGCGCTGCCATCCTCGATCATCCAGACTTCGAGCGAGCGAGGCTCCGGCTGGTTGGCGGCAACAGGGGTTATCGTCAGCTTCCCATGGGTAGGGTCATAACTTGCGAAGAGGGCGACGGCGTTACCCTCGCTGGAAAGTTCCGCAAGGATCGGGGCTGCAGTGGGGGGCTGTGGCGCGGTAAAGGTAACGCTTTCCAGCACCGCGATCGCGGCAAGCCCTGCAAGCGCGAGACCCGTCAGCACCCGCCAGAAGGCGAGCGAATTCCAGAGCCCGCTGGTCTCCGTCGGGGCCGGTTGATCGAAGAGGCGACGCTCGATGGTCGCATAGACCTTGGGCCGCGGCGTTACCGCTTCATAGGCGTTGTCGAAGGAGGAGAGGTTGGTCTGCCAGCGATTAACCATGGCGGCAAAGTTGCTGTCGAGCACTATGCGCGCTTCAACCTTCCTGCGATCATCGGTCGACAGGACGCCGAGCACATACTCGCCCGCGATGACTTCGTCACGTTGTGAATCACCACGCTTCGGGGTCTGTGTGCTCATCTCTCCATGCACTCTTTCAGTTTCAAGAGGCTGCGGCGCAGCCACGTTCGCATCGTGTTCAGCGGAATATTGAACTGTTCCGCCAGTTCCTGGTAGCTGTGGCCGTCGATATAGGCCTTGCGCACGGCATCGGCTCTGTCTGTCTCCAGCTCGCGCATGCAATTGTCGATCCGCCTGCCTTCTCCACTCATCATCGCCGAGTGTTCTGGATCAGGTGATGGATCGGCCAGATCATAAGCATCATCGATCGTGTTGGCCACTGGCTTTCGCGCCCTGAGGACATCGATTGCATGGTTACGGGCAATTGCGGCGAGCCAGCCTGCAGGGTGGGTTTCGGTTGCGGCATAATTCCCGGCCTTCTGCCAGATCTTGATGTAGACGTCCTGCAATGCCTCTTCCGCTTCTGCCCTATCGCGCAAGATACGAAGGCAGATGCCAAAGAGTTTCGAGCTTGTGCCACGGTAGAGCGCCGAAAACGCCTGACGATCCCTCAGCGAAACACGTTGAAGCAGGGTAGCCGTGTCGTCTGTAGCCATCAACAGTTCACCTTGCCTCCCGAAATGCGTCGAATCATGCCAAGCAGGGACATGGAGAACGCTGAACCAGCTTGCCCTGTTTCTTGCCGGCCGTCACTACGGCGTTATCTTCGCGACGGATCATTCCCTCGGCGAAAAACTTGCGCTACACAGCATCCGGCATTTTTTGAAGGTTCCTCCCCATGACCGCATCCGAAAGCGAAACCCAGGCACGTCTTCTTGCGCAGGCGCTGCCCTATATGCAGCGTTATGAAAACAAGACGATCGTCGTGAAATATGGTGGCCATGCCATGGGCGATCCCGAGCTCGGCAAGGCATTTGCCGCTGATATCGCGCTTTTGAAGCAATCAGGGGTCAACCCGATCGTCGTGCATGGCGGCGGCCCGCAGATCGGCGCGATGCTGACCAAGATGGGGATAGAATCGAAATTCGAAGGTGGCCTGCGCGTCACCGACGCCAAGACCGTCGAGATCGTCGAAATGGTTCTGGCCGGCTCCATCAACAAGGAGATCGTCGCGCTCATCAACCAGACCGGCGAATGGGCAATTGGGCTCTGCGGCAAGGACGGCAACATGGTCTTCGCCGAAAAGGCCAAGAAGACCATTGTCGATCCCGACAGCAATATCGAGCGTGTGCTCGATCTCGGCTTCGTCGGCGAAGTGGTCGAAGTCGACCGCACGCTGCTCGATCTCCTGGCCCGCTCGGAGATGATCCCGGTCATCGCTCCGGTTGCTCCGGGCCGCGACGGCGCGACCTACAATATCAATGCCGATACCTTCGCCGGCGCGATCGCCGGTGCGCTGAATGCCACGCGTCTCCTGTTCCTGACGGATGTTCCCGGCGTTCTCAACAAGCAGGGCGAACTGATCAAGGAGCTTTCGGTGGCCGAAGCTCGCGCCTTGATCAAGGATGGCACGATCTCCGGCGGCATGATCCCCAAGGTGGAAACCTGCATCGAGGCGATTGATGCCGGTGTGCAGGGCGTCGTCATCCTGAACGGCAAGACCGCCCATTCCGTGCTGCTCGAAATCTTCACCGAGCACGGCGCCGGCACGCTGATCGTTCCCTGATACGAGCCTGCCCGGTGACAAGTGATCGCCGGGCACGCCTCTCTCGCTACGGCATTTTCTCAGCGTTCTGCTGCAAGCCGATCAAGCGTCGCCGAGTCTTCGCTGTCGAAGAAGCGTTCGATGGCGGTGCCAAAAATACTCTCTTGCGGCGCGGCGATTGCAAAAAGTGTCATGGACGAGCGAAACTTCATATCATCTGGCGAACCAAAGATCTCATGTGCCGAGCGGCCGCTGGTGGCGCAGACCGCCTCTGTGCATTCCCTCAGCCGTTGGCCGAGCAACGGATGAGACAGGTAGGCTTTGGCCTCCTCCAGGCCCGAGATCGCGTAACGTTGTGCCATCGATGAATGGCCGAGGCCGGCGATCTGCGGGAAGATGAACCACATCCAGTGCGTTGTCTTGTGGCCGGCGCGCAGCTCGCCCAGTGCGGCATCGTAGACCGGCGCCTGGGCATCGACGAAGCATTGAAGATTGTCCTGCATGGTCTCCTCCTGCCGCGCTGACACCGATCGTCAACGCAGCAGAAGGCGATCGGTTCAGCTCGATATTACCACTTCTGGTGAACGTGTGCCTTGATCAGGCGCTGGTAAACATCGGCAAGCGCCTGCATGGTTTCCGGCGGAAGAGCGGCGATGTCGCTGGCGGCGGCATTGCCCCTGGCCTGAGTCTCGTTGCGCGCACCGGGGATGACGGCGGAGACGGCCTTGCTCTGCAAGATCCAGGCAAGTGCGAACTGCGCCATGGTTACGCCTTCCTGCACCAGCGGGCGGACCTGCTCGACGGCTTCGAGCGCGAGATCGAACGGCACGCCGGCAAAGGTCTCGCCGACATCGAAGAACTCACCATGACGGTTAAACTTGCGGTGGTCGTCATCCGCGAACTTGGTCTCGGAAGTGATCTTGCCCGAAAGCAGTCCGGAGGCGAGCGGCACGCGCACGATGACGCCGACATTCTTCTTGATGGCTTCTTCGAAGAAAAGGTCCTGCGGCCGCTGGCGGAAGATGTTGTAGATGATCTGGATCGTCGCGACACCCGGATATTCGACGGCCTTCAGCGCTTCCTCGACACGCTCGACGGAAACGCCATAGGCGCGGATCTTGCCCTTGGTGACGAGATCATCCAGCGCGCCGAACATTTCAGGGCGGTAGTAGACATCGGTCGGCGGGCAGTGGAGTTGCACCAGATCGAGTGTCTCGACATCGAGATTGCTGAGGCTTCGATCGATGAAAGCTTCGATGTTGGCGCCGGTATAGCCATCCGCTACATGCGGGTTCAGCCGGCGGCCGGCCTTGGTGGCAACGAAAGGCTTGTCTCCGCTGCGCTCCTTCAGCACTGAGGCAATGATCTTTTCCGAGCGGCCGTCGCCATAGACGTCAGCGGTATCGATGAGGGTGACGCCGGCATCGAGAGCGGCGTTGAGCGCCCGCTTGCCGTCTTCCTCGGAAACATCACCCCAGGCGCCGCCGATCTGCCAGGCACCGAAGCCGATTTCGGAAATGGTCGCGCCCGTGCGGCCAAGCGTTCTTGTTTTCATGATGGGGTCCTCGCCTATGCTGTTGAAATATCGCTTCTCTTTAGCCGGCGTTTCTAAGCCGATTATGACAGAGGCGAAAGCCTATTCGTCGTCGAAACGCATCGTGGCGCGACCGCGGGTGAGATCGCGCACCAAGGTTCGGGCCACCTCCCGCAATGGCTTCGGCATCTGCACCTCAAGGATTGCGCCAGTGCCGGTGAAATTCTCTTCGAAAATCGTCACGCTGTTTGAAAACAGCCGTGCCTTGACGATCGCGAGGTCGGAGAAATCGCAGGTGATCTTCGCGCCGTCAGTCTCGATGACCTCGGTTTTTTCGGCAGCGCGCAGGCCCATGGCCGCGGTGCCGCCATAGGCGCGGATAAGCCCGCCGCTTCCCAGAAGTATGCCGCCGAACCAGCGGATGACGACGACGGCGACATGATCCAGTCCCTGGCCGTCGATGGCCTGCAGAATTGGCTTGCCGGCGGTGCCGCTCGGCTCGCCGTCATCATTGAAACGATAGATCTGGCCGATGCGGTAGGCCCAGCAATTGTGGTTGGCGGCCGGGTCGGAATGGGCGGCGATGAAGTCCTTCGCCTCCTGTTCATCGGCCACAGGGCCATAGATCGCAATGAAGCGGCTCTTTTTGATGTCCTGGCTGAAGGTCTCGGTGGTGCGAAGGGTAAACATGCTAGATTGGGATTTCCGTGTTGCGCCCGGTGTAGCCGATCACGAGCTGGTATGCCACGGCAATCGCCATCAGCCGCCGTCGAAAGCCGTCAGGATCGGGCAGGGTCCAGATGTGCCGGCGCCGCAATCATGGGCAAGCCGATGCAGAGACTTTCGCGCGGCCTGCAACTCGGCAATCTTCTGATCCAGCGCCTCAATGCGCTGGTTGGCGAGTTGGCGGGCGCGTGCCCTGTCCTCGCTGGCATCAAGTTCGATAAGCTCACCGATCTGTTCCAGGGTAAAACCTGCGGCCTGAGCCGAGCGGATGAAGCGCAGGCGGCGTACATCGTCCTCGCCATAACGGCGAACGTTGCCGCGCAGCCCACCGCCGGCTCCGCGCTCCGGCAGTCCGATAAGACCGCGTCGCTGATAGTAACGCACCGTTTCGACACCCACGCCGCCCTCGCGCGCAAGCCCGGCAATTGTTATGTCCGACATCCTTGACTCCGTACTATGGTACGGAACCTATATAGGGTGCAGTCACGCCATACCCAACCCACTGAAAGATTGCATCATGTCGAATGCCGTAAGCCGCCAGAGTTCAAGTCGCAAGGCCGTTCTCTACCGCATGGTGATGTCAACTCACATCTGCCCCTATGGGCTGAAGGCGAAGGATCTTCTGGAGCGCGAGGGCTACGAGGTCGAGGACCGTTGGCTGAAGACGCGCGAGGAAACCGATGCCTTCAAGGCGGAGCATGACGTCAAGACGACGCCGCAGACCTTTATCGACGGCAAGCGCATTGGTGGCTACGACGATACCAGGCGCTTTTTAGGTAAGACCGTTCGCGATCCGAAAGCCGTAACTTACCGTCCCGTTCTTGCTGTTTTCGCTATAGCGGCGTTGATGGCGCTGGCAGCAAGTTATGCGAACTTTGGAACGGTGCTGACGATCCGGTCCGGCGAGTGGTTCATTGCCTTCAGCATGGCAATCCTCGCGATGCTGAAGCTGCAGGATATCGAAAGCTTCTCGACGATGTTCCTGAACTACGACCTGCTGGCCAAGCGCTTCGTCCGCTACGGTTACATCTATCCTTTCGCGGAGGCCGGCGCCGGCATCCTGATGATTGCAGGTGCACTGAACTGGATTTCGATCCCCGTCGCGCTGTTCATCGGCACGATCGGGGCCATCTCGGTGTTCAAGGCTGTTTACATCGACAAGCGCGAATTGAAATGCGCCTGTGTCGGTGGCGGCAGCAACGTGCCGCTCGGTTTTGTGTCGTTGACGGAAAACCTGATGATGATCGCCATGGCGATCTGGATGCTGTTCATGTCCGCATCCATGGGACACATGGGTTAACTGGCCAAATGGCGCCCCACTCTCTGTCATCATCCTCGGCATTGAGCCGGAGATCCATGGTATTCTCGTCGAATGGTGAGGCTGATGGATGGCCGGGTCAAAGCCCGACCATGACGGAGGGGAGTCTCGTGGGCGTAGGGATGCTCTGAAGACGCCGCGCCTTGGGTGCGGCGTCTTCGCTTCAAGTCATTAGCCGATCGACATCAGGCTCGCATTGCCGCCGGCGGCAGCCGTGTTGATGCTGGTGGAGACCTCTTCCAGCAGCCAGTTGAGGCAGTAGGCGTCCGGGTTCTTGTCCAGCTCGGCCGAGGTTGCGGCCTGCACCAGAACCAGCGGGCCGGGAAGCCCTGCGATCTCCTTGTTGACGGCAACGATGCGCTCCGCATCGCCTTCGACCAGAGCGCCGGCAAACGGACCATCCGCCTTCCACTCTTTCGACCAGGATACGCGAGCGGAAACCGACGCCGGCAGGCCGGATAGCTTTTCCTGAAGGCCGGAAGCCGCATCGACCACGACCGTGTTGCCGGTCGCAAGCGCGGCGGCCAGTTGGCGATACAGACCCGTCTCTGTCTGCGGCACCGAAAGGATGCGGCCGCGCGGGTGGAGTGCGTAGAGATTGCTTTCCCCGACCGGGCCGGCAAGCTCGCTGGCAAGCCCAAGCGCCGAGATGCTGCCGGTTTCGCGGGTCGCCGAAGCCTCGTTCTTCAGGCTCTTGCCATCCAACCACTTGGCGAAGTCGAGCAGTGCCGGATCCTTGTGCACGGAGCTATGCTGCGGCGGCACCGGCGGGGTCTGGACAAGGCGGCCGAGATAGAGTGGGCCGCCCGCCTTCGGGCCGGTGCCGGAAAGGCCGCGGCCGCCGAAGGGCTGTACGCCG
This genomic stretch from Pararhizobium capsulatum DSM 1112 harbors:
- the yihA gene encoding ribosome biogenesis GTP-binding protein YihA/YsxC, giving the protein MTDRKAKDDKPLFGRPWIFIRGVPSMNFLPPEGPPEIAFAGRSNVGKSSLINALVAHKGLARTSNTPGRTQELNYFVPDGFSGEADDLPPMALVDMPGYGYAQAPKENVDAWTKLVFDYLRGRATLKRVYVLIDSRHGIKKNDDEVLSLLDKAAISYQIVLTKTDKIKDPAVPKLMAETLEKIKKHPAAFPEVLATSSEKASGLDELRRAIEVAITQ
- a CDS encoding DUF1269 domain-containing protein, giving the protein MSDLIVIGFDSTEEADRVLLKLHSLKKEYLIDLEDAVVVVRDEAGKVHLKQSLNLTAVGATSGLLSGSLWGGLVGLLFLNPLAGFAIGGAIGAGAGALSGSLADYGIDDNFIKSLGETIPNNSSALFVLVRKVQPEKVMAEFEGLKGRVLKTSLSPDQEQKLQAALSGAAPAATTPQPGAL
- the msrB gene encoding peptide-methionine (R)-S-oxide reductase MsrB, translated to MPSRRIFLLSSVGAVALAAFRSPPAWSAEEPFEVTHTDAEWKAMLTDEQYQILRHEDTERPFTSTLNTEKRKGTFHCAGCELPLYSSETKYDSGTGWPSFWEAMPNAVGLREDTTFGMVRTECHCRRCGGHLGHVFDDGPPPTGKRHCINGLSMTFAAGTSS
- a CDS encoding fasciclin domain-containing protein; protein product: MFKSLLRTTAVASILAVSALAAHAENPMVGGAPMYENKTIVENAVNSKDHTTLVAAVKAAGLVDTLSGAGPFTVFAPTNEAFEALPAGTVDTLLKPENKDQLTKVLTCHVVAANAMSDAIDKMVMDDGGTHDVKTVGGCILKAKSEGGKITLTDETGGVATVTIADVKQSNGVIHVIDKVLLPKS
- a CDS encoding anti-sigma factor, giving the protein MSTQTPKRGDSQRDEVIAGEYVLGVLSTDDRRKVEARIVLDSNFAAMVNRWQTNLSSFDNAYEAVTPRPKVYATIERRLFDQPAPTETSGLWNSLAFWRVLTGLALAGLAAIAVLESVTFTAPQPPTAAPILAELSSEGNAVALFASYDPTHGKLTITPVAANQPEPRSLEVWMIEDGSAPKSLGVLPQSGEGEISIAPEMAQKLGAGVTLAVSLEPVGGSATGAPTGAVVAAGKTHLR
- a CDS encoding sigma-70 family RNA polymerase sigma factor, with the translated sequence MATDDTATLLQRVSLRDRQAFSALYRGTSSKLFGICLRILRDRAEAEEALQDVYIKIWQKAGNYAATETHPAGWLAAIARNHAIDVLRARKPVANTIDDAYDLADPSPDPEHSAMMSGEGRRIDNCMRELETDRADAVRKAYIDGHSYQELAEQFNIPLNTMRTWLRRSLLKLKECMER
- the argB gene encoding acetylglutamate kinase, coding for MTASESETQARLLAQALPYMQRYENKTIVVKYGGHAMGDPELGKAFAADIALLKQSGVNPIVVHGGGPQIGAMLTKMGIESKFEGGLRVTDAKTVEIVEMVLAGSINKEIVALINQTGEWAIGLCGKDGNMVFAEKAKKTIVDPDSNIERVLDLGFVGEVVEVDRTLLDLLARSEMIPVIAPVAPGRDGATYNINADTFAGAIAGALNATRLLFLTDVPGVLNKQGELIKELSVAEARALIKDGTISGGMIPKVETCIEAIDAGVQGVVILNGKTAHSVLLEIFTEHGAGTLIVP
- a CDS encoding DUF1810 domain-containing protein, coding for MQDNLQCFVDAQAPVYDAALGELRAGHKTTHWMWFIFPQIAGLGHSSMAQRYAISGLEEAKAYLSHPLLGQRLRECTEAVCATSGRSAHEIFGSPDDMKFRSSMTLFAIAAPQESIFGTAIERFFDSEDSATLDRLAAER
- a CDS encoding aldo/keto reductase, encoding MKTRTLGRTGATISEIGFGAWQIGGAWGDVSEEDGKRALNAALDAGVTLIDTADVYGDGRSEKIIASVLKERSGDKPFVATKAGRRLNPHVADGYTGANIEAFIDRSLSNLDVETLDLVQLHCPPTDVYYRPEMFGALDDLVTKGKIRAYGVSVERVEEALKAVEYPGVATIQIIYNIFRQRPQDLFFEEAIKKNVGVIVRVPLASGLLSGKITSETKFADDDHRKFNRHGEFFDVGETFAGVPFDLALEAVEQVRPLVQEGVTMAQFALAWILQSKAVSAVIPGARNETQARGNAAASDIAALPPETMQALADVYQRLIKAHVHQKW
- a CDS encoding IMPACT family protein; amino-acid sequence: MFTLRTTETFSQDIKKSRFIAIYGPVADEQEAKDFIAAHSDPAANHNCWAYRIGQIYRFNDDGEPSGTAGKPILQAIDGQGLDHVAVVVIRWFGGILLGSGGLIRAYGGTAAMGLRAAEKTEVIETDGAKITCDFSDLAIVKARLFSNSVTIFEENFTGTGAILEVQMPKPLREVARTLVRDLTRGRATMRFDDE
- a CDS encoding MerR family DNA-binding protein; its protein translation is MSDITIAGLAREGGVGVETVRYYQRRGLIGLPERGAGGGLRGNVRRYGEDDVRRLRFIRSAQAAGFTLEQIGELIELDASEDRARARQLANQRIEALDQKIAELQAARKSLHRLAHDCGAGTSGPCPILTAFDGG
- a CDS encoding glutaredoxin, which produces MSNAVSRQSSSRKAVLYRMVMSTHICPYGLKAKDLLEREGYEVEDRWLKTREETDAFKAEHDVKTTPQTFIDGKRIGGYDDTRRFLGKTVRDPKAVTYRPVLAVFAIAALMALAASYANFGTVLTIRSGEWFIAFSMAILAMLKLQDIESFSTMFLNYDLLAKRFVRYGYIYPFAEAGAGILMIAGALNWISIPVALFIGTIGAISVFKAVYIDKRELKCACVGGGSNVPLGFVSLTENLMMIAMAIWMLFMSASMGHMG